One stretch of Caldinitratiruptor microaerophilus DNA includes these proteins:
- a CDS encoding chemotaxis protein CheW has protein sequence MSMLPDDQSSLLADFVVESLEQLSAAEDSLLQLEEQPERVDLIRGLMRSFHTIKGNSAYLGLREISDLAHRLETLLEPVQQRTGSLDEGVINELLSGVDRLRALVQRAAAAGQATDGEAEIAARELVEGAENRYLIFRVGSLEMALPLKQVVEVTRPVPVTRLPYVPPHVAGVVNLRGLVVPLVDLERRLWGTSGSDGMQHLVVVSWGRGRLALGVQQVVAVTELDEQQAYESSGRDWYGTRVILHRGTPVALLELERVLGDTAGEGGCLRSV, from the coding sequence ATGTCCATGCTTCCGGACGACCAGTCCAGCCTGCTGGCGGATTTCGTGGTCGAATCCCTGGAGCAGCTGTCGGCGGCCGAAGACAGCCTGCTTCAACTCGAAGAGCAGCCCGAGCGGGTGGACCTGATCCGAGGGCTGATGCGCTCGTTTCACACCATCAAGGGGAACAGTGCGTACCTGGGCTTGCGGGAGATCTCCGACCTGGCCCACCGCCTCGAGACGTTGCTGGAACCCGTGCAGCAGAGAACCGGGTCCCTCGACGAAGGCGTGATCAACGAACTCCTGTCCGGGGTGGACCGCCTGCGAGCCCTGGTGCAGCGCGCCGCAGCCGCAGGGCAGGCGACCGACGGAGAGGCCGAGATAGCGGCTCGTGAACTGGTTGAAGGAGCCGAGAACCGCTACCTCATTTTCCGGGTCGGTTCTCTGGAGATGGCCCTGCCACTGAAGCAGGTCGTGGAGGTGACCCGCCCGGTACCCGTGACCCGCCTGCCGTACGTGCCGCCACACGTCGCGGGTGTGGTGAACCTGCGGGGTCTCGTGGTGCCGCTGGTGGACCTGGAGCGGCGTCTGTGGGGTACTTCGGGTAGTGACGGCATGCAACACCTCGTGGTGGTGTCCTGGGGACGGGGGCGGCTCGCACTCGGGGTGCAGCAGGTGGTAGCGGTGACGGAACTGGACGAACAGCAGGCGTACGAGAGCAGCGGACGCGATTGGTACGGCACGCGGGTGATCTTGCACCGCGGCACACCGGTTGCGCTCTTGGAGCTGGAGCGCGTGCTCGGCGATACGGCCGGAGAAGGGGGGTGTCTTCGATCTGTTTGA
- a CDS encoding HEAT repeat domain-containing protein: MELQYLLEQARSGDVGIRRTAMRQLARYPVPEALTALVAGLCDEPAVADAAAHSLLRIGGEAAARAVVPLLAHEEVRPRSVALDVLIGLGRTAGPVLVELLGHPDRELRKMAAEVLAQGTYVEACPALEAVLDDPDPVVRAAAAAAVAALGCRGAAQHLVQRLAEEREDWVRFALAGAVARLASPNEVQALLEEMPDGALADLVRTELRHRLEGAAVEEEAWG; this comes from the coding sequence TTGGAACTCCAGTATCTGCTTGAACAGGCTCGCAGCGGCGATGTGGGAATCCGGCGGACCGCGATGCGGCAACTGGCCCGGTACCCGGTCCCCGAGGCCCTGACGGCACTGGTCGCCGGTCTCTGCGATGAGCCCGCCGTGGCCGACGCCGCTGCGCACAGCCTCCTCCGCATCGGCGGCGAGGCAGCGGCCCGAGCCGTGGTGCCACTGCTCGCTCACGAAGAAGTCCGGCCCCGCAGCGTCGCTCTGGATGTCCTGATCGGTCTCGGTCGTACGGCCGGCCCCGTACTGGTGGAACTGCTGGGGCATCCCGACCGGGAGCTGAGGAAAATGGCAGCCGAGGTACTCGCTCAGGGGACCTACGTGGAAGCTTGCCCTGCGCTGGAGGCCGTTCTTGACGATCCCGATCCGGTGGTGCGTGCAGCGGCCGCTGCCGCCGTGGCGGCCCTCGGATGCAGGGGCGCGGCGCAGCACCTCGTCCAACGCCTGGCCGAAGAGCGGGAGGACTGGGTGCGCTTCGCCCTGGCCGGCGCCGTGGCCCGGCTTGCATCGCCGAATGAGGTGCAGGCCCTCCTGGAGGAGATGCCCGACGGCGCTCTGGCGGACCTGGTGCGGACCGAACTTCGGCATCGCCTGGAAGGGGCGGCGGTGGAAGAGGAGGCATGGGGATGA
- a CDS encoding LexA family protein, whose product MGSLGERLRSLREQRKLTQEAVARALGVKPATVSSYERNSSRPDPEMLKRIAEFFDCSADYLIGAVDEPKPLREEARADRRERDLRGLLAVGIRMLPVVGAVRAGQPIYAEQNIEEWLPVPKEMADQADFVLRVTGDSMVGAGIYPGDLVLMRRADRAQVRPGDIVVALIGDEATLKILQVRSGRYYLEPANPQYSVIEVEPDECRIQGVFVGLFTRRGLAGAGAAGAAVRRGALLEQLAAEEGVDAKALRALLDALKAQRGGGTPTAARTDRP is encoded by the coding sequence ATGGGGTCGCTGGGAGAACGTCTTCGGTCTTTAAGAGAGCAACGCAAATTGACCCAGGAGGCAGTCGCGCGGGCTTTGGGGGTAAAGCCAGCGACTGTCAGTTCGTACGAGCGAAACAGCAGCCGCCCAGATCCGGAAATGCTGAAACGAATCGCAGAGTTCTTTGACTGCAGCGCGGATTACCTGATCGGGGCAGTTGATGAGCCAAAGCCGCTGCGTGAGGAAGCAAGGGCTGACCGGCGGGAGCGGGACTTACGCGGCCTCTTGGCTGTGGGCATCAGGATGCTGCCCGTCGTGGGGGCGGTTCGGGCGGGACAACCCATTTACGCTGAGCAAAACATCGAAGAGTGGCTCCCTGTGCCCAAAGAAATGGCCGACCAGGCGGATTTCGTCCTCCGGGTCACGGGTGACAGCATGGTCGGAGCCGGTATCTATCCCGGGGATTTGGTGCTCATGCGGAGGGCGGATCGGGCGCAGGTTCGGCCCGGGGACATCGTGGTGGCCCTGATTGGCGACGAGGCGACGCTGAAGATCCTGCAGGTCAGGAGTGGCCGCTATTACTTAGAGCCCGCCAACCCTCAATACTCGGTAATCGAGGTGGAACCGGACGAGTGTCGGATCCAAGGCGTATTTGTGGGCTTGTTCACTCGTCGGGGGTTGGCGGGGGCCGGTGCAGCGGGAGCGGCGGTGAGGCGCGGTGCACTGTTGGAGCAACTGGCAGCAGAGGAAGGAGTGGATGCGAAGGCGTTGCGGGCACTTCTGGACGCGCTGAAGGCGCAGCGCGGAGGCGGGACGCCGACTGCTGCGCGGACGGACAGGCCATAG
- a CDS encoding chemotaxis protein CheD — protein sequence MASGLRTVEVRMGQFRASRDAEVALETSSLGSCVAVALYDPEARVAGLCHILLDRESRFPGGVPERCADFAIPAALAEMVTLGASPERVVAHLAGGGNMFRGVTDPVYDVGSWNVAAAKEVLEALGIPVVTEDVGGSNPRRLRIEVATGHTSVHFPAGRGGA from the coding sequence GTGGCGAGCGGGTTACGCACCGTCGAGGTGCGCATGGGTCAATTCCGCGCCAGCCGGGATGCGGAAGTGGCGTTGGAAACCAGCAGTCTGGGCTCGTGCGTCGCCGTGGCCCTCTACGATCCAGAAGCGCGCGTAGCGGGGCTGTGCCACATCCTCCTGGATCGCGAGAGCCGGTTTCCTGGCGGGGTGCCGGAACGGTGCGCCGATTTCGCGATCCCAGCCGCCTTGGCCGAGATGGTAACGCTGGGAGCCTCGCCCGAGCGCGTCGTGGCTCATCTGGCCGGTGGAGGGAACATGTTCCGGGGTGTCACCGACCCGGTCTATGATGTCGGATCGTGGAATGTCGCTGCTGCTAAGGAGGTTCTTGAAGCACTCGGCATCCCGGTGGTGACCGAGGACGTGGGGGGGTCCAACCCCAGGCGCTTGCGCATCGAGGTGGCCACTGGCCATACATCGGTCCACTTCCCTGCGGGCCGTGGTGGGGCATGA
- a CDS encoding CheR family methyltransferase gives MGMSGPGQSTVGPVLSDAEYRSLCEWVYLQTGMVFDDRRRDVVENRLGARMQQHSGLSVQQYLRRLAVDEREAREFLDLLTVNETYFFRDLPQMTVFRQVLEEMVAERRQVPFGRLRVWSAGCSIGCEPYTLAMCIQEELDRQRVPLEWHVLGTDISPSSLEVAESALYSDREVRDVPPDLLKKYFRRRDTWWEFSHPCKNRVQFRYSNLLRPGREVQGAFDIVFCRNVLIYFDDASRRQVAETLFDLMVPGGYLFLGASESMSRISRAFQLRRVGSGFVYIRP, from the coding sequence ATGGGGATGAGCGGCCCGGGGCAGTCTACCGTGGGCCCGGTGCTGAGCGATGCCGAGTACCGCAGCCTGTGCGAGTGGGTATACCTGCAAACCGGGATGGTATTCGATGACAGGCGGCGTGACGTTGTCGAGAACCGTCTCGGAGCGAGGATGCAACAGCACTCTGGCCTGTCCGTGCAGCAGTACTTGCGGCGCCTGGCGGTAGACGAACGCGAGGCCCGAGAGTTCCTCGACCTGCTCACGGTCAACGAGACCTACTTCTTCCGGGACCTGCCCCAGATGACCGTGTTTCGACAGGTGCTGGAGGAGATGGTCGCGGAGAGGCGGCAAGTGCCGTTCGGGCGGCTCCGGGTATGGAGTGCCGGATGCTCCATCGGGTGCGAGCCATACACCCTGGCGATGTGCATCCAAGAAGAGCTGGATCGACAGCGAGTGCCCCTGGAGTGGCACGTACTCGGCACGGACATCAGCCCCTCGAGCCTCGAGGTCGCAGAGTCTGCCCTCTACAGCGACCGAGAGGTCCGGGACGTTCCGCCGGACCTTCTGAAGAAGTACTTCCGGCGCCGCGACACCTGGTGGGAGTTCTCCCATCCCTGCAAGAACCGGGTGCAATTCCGGTATTCCAACCTTCTCCGTCCTGGCCGAGAGGTCCAGGGAGCCTTCGACATCGTGTTCTGTCGGAATGTCCTGATCTACTTTGATGATGCCTCCCGGCGGCAGGTAGCGGAGACCCTGTTCGATCTCATGGTACCTGGCGGTTACCTCTTCTTGGGAGCCTCCGAGTCGATGAGCCGGATTTCCCGGGCGTTCCAGCTCCGGCGGGTAGGGTCGGGGTTCGTGTACATCCGGCCGTAG
- a CDS encoding methyl-accepting chemotaxis protein, with the protein MLADAAAALKETLQRVLYPTLRQMEEHQSAQQQQIELLASVVGELENRSGVLRSGTQEQARLTQAALAEFERIAGAAGAAASVAQESAASSSGAAEALRAAMERFGQVSAQLERLQDVVMAWARHMEHLGAQTERIAKFIDTVGRIARQTNLLAFNAAIQAAQAGEHGRGFAVVAEEVRRLSDQTSAAAKDVAALVREIVTGTGRSMSDMREATHVLGELVQSARAASATLSEAGEAAGTSAGRMRTIVEATQSLSDSVSRLRQELESLANVAARQAESAAMAAEEGMRLRALAEEVARTAAVGREVSAAVTRSVQGLAGDLAQSVELLEHLAAGSVPGEDGNEKGVRG; encoded by the coding sequence ATGCTCGCAGATGCAGCAGCAGCACTGAAAGAGACCCTGCAAAGGGTGCTCTACCCCACTCTTCGTCAGATGGAGGAGCACCAGTCGGCTCAACAGCAACAGATCGAACTCCTGGCATCTGTCGTCGGGGAACTGGAGAACCGCTCCGGGGTGCTGCGTTCCGGCACGCAGGAACAGGCGCGCTTGACCCAGGCTGCCCTGGCGGAGTTCGAGCGTATCGCCGGGGCCGCCGGCGCCGCGGCAAGCGTTGCTCAGGAAAGTGCGGCGTCTTCGTCTGGTGCCGCTGAGGCCTTGCGCGCCGCCATGGAGCGGTTCGGCCAGGTATCGGCGCAACTGGAACGGCTCCAGGACGTGGTGATGGCGTGGGCCCGGCACATGGAACACCTGGGAGCACAGACAGAACGGATCGCTAAGTTTATCGACACGGTCGGCCGTATCGCGCGCCAGACCAACTTACTGGCATTCAACGCGGCCATCCAGGCGGCCCAGGCCGGAGAGCACGGGCGCGGCTTCGCCGTGGTGGCAGAAGAAGTGAGGCGCCTGTCGGACCAGACATCCGCGGCAGCCAAGGACGTCGCCGCGCTGGTGCGCGAAATCGTGACCGGCACCGGACGCAGCATGTCGGACATGCGCGAGGCAACCCACGTACTGGGGGAGCTGGTACAAAGTGCGCGCGCCGCATCCGCTACGTTGTCGGAAGCCGGCGAGGCGGCCGGGACGAGTGCCGGGCGCATGCGTACCATCGTTGAAGCCACCCAGAGCCTGTCGGATTCCGTATCTCGATTGCGGCAGGAACTCGAGTCTTTGGCGAACGTCGCGGCGCGCCAGGCGGAGAGCGCGGCCATGGCAGCAGAAGAGGGCATGCGCCTTCGGGCACTTGCTGAAGAGGTGGCGCGTACCGCCGCGGTAGGGCGGGAGGTTTCTGCAGCCGTCACCCGCTCCGTGCAGGGCCTGGCGGGTGACCTCGCCCAGTCGGTGGAGCTCCTTGAGCACCTCGCAGCCGGGTCTGTACCTGGGGAAGATGGGAACGAGAAGGGCGTACGGGGATGA
- a CDS encoding chemotaxis protein CheW, with the protein MTDLRNRAQAAVVDQEDGELLADEVQLVTFKVDNEEYGVDIMQVQEIIRVGNIVRVPGAPPFVEGIMDLRGKVLPVVDLRRRFHLESREHDATSRIVVINLADMTLGLIVDSITEVLRLPNSAIEPPPRIVAGIDARFLKGIGRVDKRLLILLDLDRIFSEEEIAGIGRMAEAAVQEA; encoded by the coding sequence ATGACGGATCTCCGGAACCGGGCTCAGGCGGCCGTTGTGGACCAGGAAGACGGCGAGTTGCTTGCCGACGAGGTACAGTTGGTGACCTTCAAGGTGGACAACGAGGAGTATGGCGTGGACATCATGCAGGTCCAGGAGATCATCCGCGTGGGCAACATCGTCCGCGTGCCGGGTGCTCCCCCCTTCGTCGAGGGCATCATGGATCTGCGGGGCAAGGTGCTGCCGGTCGTGGACCTACGCCGCCGGTTCCACCTGGAGTCTCGGGAGCACGACGCCACGAGCCGTATCGTGGTGATCAACCTCGCCGACATGACCCTGGGGCTGATCGTGGACTCCATCACCGAGGTGCTGCGGCTGCCCAACAGCGCGATCGAACCGCCGCCCCGGATCGTGGCGGGCATCGATGCCCGATTTCTCAAGGGGATCGGCCGTGTGGACAAGCGACTGCTCATTCTGTTGGACCTGGACCGCATCTTCTCTGAAGAAGAGATCGCGGGCATCGGTCGGATGGCTGAGGCCGCCGTTCAGGAGGCGTGA
- a CDS encoding methyl-accepting chemotaxis protein, with protein sequence MAVQVRTVNGVGTKQGVGQDQRRERDQRRRAAAAQRLAAATAELASGVQQAKAATESLDALMQGIASAAQEAASAAHQSLKNAQVVETNAVEAGRAAEASLRRMEALRDVVADTTRDIQKLIEGVNAAAETNLKSAENITELERQSAEIGQIVQTVEAIADQTNLLAFNAAIEAARAGKHGLGFAVVADEVRTLAETSASAAKEIKELIATIQEDVRRVTEDVTQIGRAAVAEVEKGKAIAESLDVIANSMAHVMDGFQQVNDQSAQAAKAAAEMRQGAQQISNAAEQASTATRQAAQAVAEQNKALGEISSAADDLAQMADELKHTSEGGKAGQEVASAAAELSATIQQSNSAAQQIMASLQQINSAAQQQSSAAQQALAGARQIEANARVILDNARASEEDVRKLSDLLAKNKVDVDNFIAAINRAAEENLKAAGNIKTLQDRARKIDKIVDTIVNVTIQTNLLALNGAIEAARAGKHGKGFAVVAGDVRSLARESAEAADKIKTVVRDIQDQILVVARDIEEAGVAARRQVEDAKRTTTSLQTIERDMKVVYEGVQAITAQAETSLTNVQEALAAVGQIAKAAENIAQNTSEASKAAEENARGMAELARAVEEISNTAEQLYQG encoded by the coding sequence ATGGCAGTCCAAGTGCGCACCGTAAACGGCGTAGGAACCAAGCAGGGGGTGGGCCAGGACCAGCGCAGGGAGCGCGACCAGCGCCGTCGCGCGGCGGCCGCCCAGCGGTTGGCGGCGGCCACCGCCGAGCTGGCCAGCGGTGTCCAGCAGGCGAAGGCGGCTACGGAATCCCTGGATGCTCTCATGCAGGGCATCGCTTCCGCCGCACAGGAAGCGGCGAGCGCGGCCCACCAAAGCCTGAAGAACGCCCAGGTGGTGGAGACGAACGCCGTCGAGGCCGGCAGGGCCGCCGAAGCTTCCTTGCGCCGGATGGAAGCGCTACGTGACGTGGTGGCAGACACGACTCGCGACATCCAGAAGCTCATCGAGGGCGTCAACGCTGCGGCGGAGACCAACCTGAAGTCGGCAGAGAACATCACGGAGCTGGAACGGCAGTCCGCGGAGATCGGCCAGATCGTGCAGACGGTGGAAGCCATCGCAGACCAGACGAACCTCCTCGCCTTCAACGCGGCCATCGAGGCCGCACGGGCGGGCAAGCACGGTCTGGGGTTCGCCGTGGTGGCTGACGAGGTCCGCACCCTGGCTGAGACGTCGGCCTCGGCGGCCAAGGAGATCAAGGAGCTGATCGCCACCATCCAGGAAGACGTGCGCCGGGTGACCGAGGACGTCACCCAGATCGGCCGCGCGGCGGTCGCCGAGGTGGAAAAGGGAAAGGCCATCGCGGAAAGCCTCGACGTGATCGCCAACAGCATGGCCCATGTCATGGACGGTTTCCAGCAGGTCAACGACCAGTCGGCGCAGGCGGCCAAGGCGGCGGCCGAGATGCGGCAGGGAGCGCAGCAGATCAGCAACGCCGCCGAACAGGCCAGCACCGCCACCCGGCAGGCAGCGCAGGCGGTGGCGGAACAGAACAAGGCGCTGGGTGAGATCAGTTCGGCAGCCGATGATCTGGCCCAGATGGCGGACGAGCTCAAGCATACGAGCGAGGGCGGGAAGGCCGGCCAGGAGGTGGCCAGTGCCGCTGCCGAGCTGAGCGCCACCATCCAGCAGTCCAACAGCGCCGCACAGCAGATCATGGCGTCCCTTCAGCAGATCAACTCTGCGGCGCAGCAGCAGTCCTCAGCGGCACAGCAGGCCTTGGCCGGGGCTCGCCAGATCGAAGCGAACGCCCGGGTCATCCTCGACAACGCCCGGGCTTCCGAAGAAGACGTGCGCAAGCTGTCGGACCTCCTGGCGAAGAACAAGGTGGACGTGGACAACTTCATCGCCGCGATCAATCGAGCCGCTGAAGAAAACCTCAAGGCGGCCGGCAATATCAAGACGCTCCAGGACCGGGCGCGCAAGATCGACAAGATCGTGGACACCATCGTCAACGTGACGATCCAGACGAACCTGCTGGCGCTCAACGGCGCCATCGAGGCGGCGCGTGCCGGCAAGCACGGCAAGGGGTTCGCCGTCGTCGCGGGGGACGTGCGTTCCCTGGCCCGGGAATCGGCCGAGGCGGCGGACAAGATCAAGACAGTGGTGCGGGACATTCAAGACCAGATCCTGGTAGTGGCGCGCGACATCGAGGAAGCGGGTGTTGCCGCCCGGCGCCAGGTGGAGGACGCCAAGCGGACCACCACGAGCCTCCAGACGATCGAACGGGACATGAAGGTCGTGTACGAGGGCGTACAGGCTATCACCGCTCAGGCGGAAACGTCGCTGACCAACGTGCAGGAGGCGTTGGCAGCCGTGGGTCAGATCGCCAAGGCGGCGGAGAACATCGCCCAGAACACGTCCGAGGCTTCGAAGGCGGCGGAGGAAAACGCCCGCGGAATGGCCGAGCTGGCTCGGGCTGTGGAAGAGATCAGTAACACCGCTGAGCAACTTTACCAGGGATGA
- a CDS encoding helix-turn-helix domain-containing protein: MKPATPLKYRRLTDPRQLSVDEVANYLRIHPKYYTEIENGTRLPSLRLLIQIARFWDMSLDDIVSGFTASLPAPDLSGATAPPCAPAPAASP; this comes from the coding sequence GTGAAGCCCGCCACCCCGCTCAAGTACCGCCGTCTGACCGATCCCCGACAGCTTTCGGTCGATGAAGTCGCTAACTATCTCCGGATTCATCCGAAGTATTACACCGAAATCGAGAACGGTACGAGGCTACCCTCCCTACGGCTCCTGATTCAGATCGCACGCTTCTGGGACATGTCGCTTGACGATATTGTTTCCGGTTTCACCGCGAGCCTTCCCGCCCCCGACCTGTCTGGCGCAACAGCCCCGCCGTGTGCACCGGCTCCTGCTGCGAGCCCCTGA
- a CDS encoding protein-glutamate methylesterase/protein-glutamine glutaminase, producing the protein MTVTGPGRVRVLIVDDSAFSRRILRDILARHGCEVVGMARDGAEAVEMVLGLRPDVVTLDVDMPRQDGLTTLKTIMARCPTPVVMVSARTQEAAPITLACLEAGAVDCIPKLSGSQGLDLRDQERDLAARVIAAARARLRRGGTSTPGSAARPPRRPADPAALPGVRRCVALGASTGGPRNVVEMLARLPADLPAPVVYVQHMPAQFIRSYAARIDQVCPLRCKVAEDGEELLPGTIYLAPGDVHLVVIPPLRAGGWPRVKLTAEPANALFRPSVDVMMTSVARVYGTGAVGVLMTGMGRDGAAGMKAIRLAGGHTIAESEETAVIFGMPAAAIEEAAAEVVLPDYRIAEAIVEGVASLR; encoded by the coding sequence ATGACGGTGACCGGCCCGGGCCGGGTTCGGGTCCTGATCGTGGATGACTCGGCTTTCTCCCGGCGCATCTTGCGGGACATACTGGCCCGCCACGGCTGCGAAGTGGTGGGAATGGCCCGCGACGGGGCAGAGGCCGTGGAGATGGTTCTGGGCCTGCGCCCTGACGTGGTCACCCTGGATGTGGACATGCCCCGTCAGGACGGGCTGACCACGCTCAAGACCATCATGGCTCGCTGCCCGACGCCGGTCGTGATGGTGAGTGCCCGTACCCAGGAGGCCGCCCCCATCACCCTGGCCTGCCTGGAGGCCGGTGCGGTGGACTGCATTCCCAAGTTAAGCGGGAGCCAAGGGTTGGACCTGCGGGATCAGGAGCGAGACCTGGCCGCCCGGGTCATCGCGGCGGCCCGCGCCCGCCTGCGGCGAGGAGGGACTTCCACGCCGGGGTCGGCGGCGCGCCCCCCGCGTCGCCCTGCCGACCCGGCCGCCCTGCCGGGGGTACGGCGGTGTGTGGCGCTGGGAGCCTCGACCGGTGGCCCGCGCAACGTGGTGGAGATGCTGGCCCGGCTTCCGGCCGACTTGCCAGCCCCGGTGGTGTATGTGCAGCACATGCCCGCACAGTTCATTCGGAGCTATGCGGCCCGCATCGATCAGGTTTGTCCCCTGCGCTGCAAGGTGGCGGAAGACGGGGAAGAACTGCTGCCCGGTACCATTTACCTGGCCCCCGGTGACGTGCACCTCGTGGTCATTCCACCGCTGCGGGCCGGGGGGTGGCCGCGGGTCAAACTCACCGCGGAGCCGGCCAACGCGCTGTTCCGCCCCTCCGTGGATGTGATGATGACGTCCGTAGCCCGCGTGTACGGCACCGGCGCGGTGGGGGTGCTGATGACGGGCATGGGGCGTGACGGAGCGGCTGGCATGAAGGCCATTCGTCTGGCAGGCGGGCACACCATCGCCGAGTCAGAGGAGACAGCCGTCATCTTCGGTATGCCGGCGGCGGCCATCGAAGAAGCGGCTGCTGAGGTCGTCCTGCCCGATTACCGGATCGCGGAGGCCATTGTGGAAGGAGTCGCCAGTCTCCGATGA
- a CDS encoding response regulator translates to MKRILVVDDSNMTRKMVISILSREGYQVDSAGNGLEALERLYQTAYDLVITDINMPQMDGLEFLRQVRQESQYGRLPVLVLSSNSSPEEVQRTLRAGASLYLIKPAPPEKLLESVRALLKAG, encoded by the coding sequence ATGAAGCGCATTTTGGTTGTGGATGACTCGAACATGACGCGAAAAATGGTGATCTCCATCCTGAGCCGGGAGGGCTACCAGGTGGACAGCGCCGGCAACGGACTGGAGGCACTGGAGCGTCTCTACCAGACGGCATACGACCTCGTGATCACCGACATCAACATGCCGCAGATGGACGGCCTGGAGTTCCTGCGGCAGGTGAGGCAGGAGAGCCAGTACGGCCGCTTGCCGGTCCTGGTGCTCTCCTCCAACAGCAGTCCGGAGGAGGTCCAGCGCACCCTGCGCGCAGGAGCCAGCTTGTACCTGATCAAGCCGGCCCCGCCCGAAAAGCTCCTGGAAAGCGTGCGCGCTCTACTCAAGGCGGGATGA
- a CDS encoding chemotaxis protein CheA, with protein MRDVGIEVIFAEGVSFRGIRANQIYSALLELGEVTAFRPNFVIANDDELGRFWLALRTTAPWERIEAAVRQAVEPGELDAVREVAPEGVLRPPEAAAAGAPPPQAGGRGRDATEEPTDLAAEQRTIRVDLERLETLSNLVGELAVEKAHLANLATRLEAICTEGESRRLAQDLRRSVGKLSAVSGQLQELSTELRMVPVGMMFRRFTRLVRELAAATGKPLTLRREGEDTMLDKAIVEEMVAPLLHLIRNAADHGIEPPDERRRAGKPETGTITLRAFDQGDEVLIEVEDDGRGMDVARIRAKAVEKGLITAETAVALSDQEVLQLVFQPGFSTTSEVTDISGRGVGMDVVKASVEQLRGSVHLQSDAGRGTRVTIRLPLTVSILQVMLAQVGDQTVAVPMSCLTGLVRIGAENRVLWGAALRHQDRLVPLVELGRLWWQEEGTGASALLVRADGQEFALLVDRPLGLGDVVVKPLGDYVGRLPGVAGAAILADGRVALVLDPSTLLSQRMPTRGAVEVGTPVSA; from the coding sequence GTGCGGGACGTGGGCATCGAGGTGATCTTTGCGGAGGGCGTCTCCTTCCGCGGTATCCGCGCCAACCAGATCTATTCGGCCCTGCTCGAACTAGGCGAGGTCACCGCGTTCCGGCCCAATTTCGTGATCGCGAACGACGACGAGTTGGGCCGTTTCTGGCTGGCGCTCCGTACGACCGCGCCCTGGGAACGGATCGAGGCGGCGGTGCGGCAGGCGGTGGAGCCGGGGGAACTGGACGCTGTACGGGAGGTAGCCCCGGAAGGAGTGCTTCGCCCGCCGGAGGCCGCAGCGGCGGGCGCGCCGCCCCCACAGGCCGGGGGCAGGGGCCGAGACGCGACGGAAGAGCCGACCGACCTGGCGGCTGAGCAGCGCACCATCCGGGTGGACCTGGAGCGACTGGAGACGCTGAGCAACCTCGTGGGCGAACTGGCGGTGGAAAAGGCACACCTGGCCAACCTGGCGACCCGCCTGGAGGCGATCTGCACGGAAGGGGAGAGCCGGCGCCTGGCACAAGACCTGCGCCGTTCGGTGGGCAAGCTGTCCGCCGTCTCTGGCCAGCTCCAAGAGTTGTCCACGGAGCTGCGTATGGTGCCCGTGGGCATGATGTTCCGACGGTTCACCCGGTTGGTGCGCGAGCTGGCGGCTGCCACCGGTAAGCCTCTCACCCTCCGCCGTGAGGGCGAGGATACCATGCTGGACAAGGCGATCGTCGAGGAGATGGTCGCGCCGCTTCTCCATCTCATCCGCAACGCCGCCGATCACGGCATCGAGCCTCCGGACGAACGCCGCCGGGCTGGAAAGCCGGAAACGGGCACCATCACGCTCCGGGCATTCGACCAGGGGGACGAGGTGCTCATCGAGGTGGAGGATGACGGCCGGGGGATGGACGTGGCGCGCATCCGTGCCAAGGCAGTGGAGAAGGGGCTCATCACGGCGGAAACGGCAGTCGCCCTGTCCGACCAGGAAGTCCTCCAGCTCGTGTTCCAGCCCGGGTTCTCCACGACCTCCGAGGTGACCGACATCTCCGGCCGCGGCGTCGGCATGGACGTCGTGAAGGCCAGCGTGGAGCAGCTGCGCGGGAGCGTGCACCTGCAGAGTGATGCCGGTCGGGGGACCCGCGTCACCATCCGGCTACCGCTGACCGTATCCATCCTCCAGGTCATGCTGGCCCAGGTGGGCGACCAGACCGTGGCGGTGCCGATGTCCTGTCTGACCGGCTTGGTGCGCATCGGTGCAGAAAACCGCGTGCTGTGGGGGGCCGCCCTGCGCCACCAAGACCGCCTGGTGCCGCTGGTCGAACTGGGGCGCCTGTGGTGGCAGGAAGAAGGCACCGGCGCCAGCGCTCTGTTGGTGCGGGCCGACGGGCAAGAGTTCGCCCTCCTGGTCGACCGACCGCTGGGCCTTGGCGACGTGGTGGTGAAACCCCTGGGAGACTACGTGGGGCGGCTGCCAGGGGTTGCCGGTGCAGCCATCCTGGCCGACGGCAGGGTGGCGTTGGTGCTCGATCCATCCACCCTGCTGTCGCAGCGCATGCCAACGAGGGGAGCCGTTGAAGTTGGAACTCCAGTATCTGCTTGA